One part of the Polycyclovorans algicola TG408 genome encodes these proteins:
- a CDS encoding pilus assembly protein PilP — MIRRPTMMMALSLLAAIGLSGCSRDMQGLETYVAEVKSRQSRQIEPIPQVRQYESYVYMAGSRPDPFIRPEPVQAAAQGGGPRPDINRPREPLEEFPLDALRMVGVIDFSGRRLAMVRAPDGVIHRVGRGNHMGQNYGEIGVIEEGQIALNELIPDGFGGWIRRPATLALTP; from the coding sequence ATGATCCGCCGCCCAACGATGATGATGGCCTTGTCGCTGCTGGCGGCCATCGGCCTGTCCGGCTGCTCGCGCGACATGCAGGGCCTTGAGACCTACGTCGCCGAGGTCAAGTCGCGGCAATCGCGCCAGATCGAGCCGATTCCCCAGGTCCGGCAGTACGAATCCTACGTTTACATGGCCGGCTCGCGACCCGACCCGTTCATCCGCCCCGAGCCGGTGCAGGCGGCGGCCCAGGGTGGCGGCCCGCGGCCCGACATTAATCGGCCGCGCGAGCCGTTGGAAGAATTTCCGCTGGACGCATTGCGGATGGTCGGCGTGATCGACTTTTCCGGCAGACGGCTTGCCATGGTGCGCGCGCCTGACGGCGTCATCCACCGGGTCGGTCGCGGTAACCACATGGGGCAGAACTATGGCGAGATTGGCGTCATAGAAGAAGGCCAGATCGCTTTAAACGAATTGATCCCGGATGGCTTCGGCGGCTGGATTCGCCGCCCCGCCACCCTGGCGCTCACGCCTTAG
- a CDS encoding PilN domain-containing protein, with translation MALRINLLDWRAERRERRKRQFFQMLALGGLAGVMIGGGMYLHASGAVEHQRERNQYLTQQVAEIDQKIKEIESLERTRDNLLARMRVIETLQSSRSASVHFFDEVVETLPEGVSLTLLRQQGEQVTIEGVADSNGRVSAYMKNLDASEWFEDPRLVVIRATEAGRGRASEFTLQVKSLTRATASADDEEAEQ, from the coding sequence ATGGCCTTGCGAATCAACCTCCTTGACTGGCGGGCCGAACGTCGCGAACGGCGCAAACGGCAGTTTTTCCAAATGCTCGCCCTGGGCGGGCTGGCAGGCGTGATGATCGGCGGCGGGATGTACCTTCACGCCTCGGGCGCGGTTGAGCATCAACGTGAGCGCAATCAGTACCTGACCCAGCAGGTGGCCGAAATCGATCAGAAGATTAAAGAGATCGAGAGTCTGGAGCGCACCCGCGACAACCTGCTGGCCCGCATGCGGGTCATCGAGACGCTGCAATCCAGCCGCTCGGCCTCGGTGCATTTTTTTGACGAAGTGGTCGAGACCCTGCCCGAGGGGGTGTCACTCACCCTGCTTCGCCAGCAGGGCGAGCAGGTCACTATCGAAGGCGTCGCCGACTCCAACGGTCGGGTCTCGGCCTACATGAAAAATCTTGATGCCTCGGAATGGTTCGAGGACCCCCGCCTGGTGGTGATTCGCGCCACCGAGGCCGGTCGCGGTCGTGCCAGTGAGTTCACCTTGCAGGTCAAGAGCCTGACGCGGGCCACCGCGTCAGCCGATGACGAGGAGGCCGAACAGTGA
- the pilQ gene encoding type IV pilus secretin PilQ — MTTRLLAVGLMVAAWTAAAQGPTPTDAAESRPALVSLDATSIARDTVLITLSLTGPAPDVSSFTIEQPARLSIDLPDTRLALAERFRRIDQGRVQSVAAAEAQGRTRVVVEMSELVPHVIKTEGNRVLIELTTAPQGASVQTPVAATMPQPADVPAVRTPARRQGNVVEEIDFRRGEKGEARVLVKLADPSTPVEVDSEGGQIVARFKNATLPERLTRRLDVIDFGTPAKFVDARQQGLHVEVRVTPVEPADFEQAAYQADEHFTLELQPLTPEKIEARRAAEPQFTGERISLSFQSIDVRSLLQIIADVAGANMVISDSVSGDVAMRLQNVPWDQALDIILRTRGLAMRQQGNVMLVAPLEEVSAREQAELESEAQKVQLAPLRTELIQVNYARALDLAALVSAGETSLLSERGRVTVDERTNTMIVLDSREKLGEVRSLVERLDVPVRQVLIESRIVVASDNFRRDIGARFGVTGAASSGSNGLVTTSGNNVLGTDPIVNSFVANQGFPVTLPGSALNRYNVNLPANPAAGQAGAIGLAILGSDFLIDLELSALQTEGRGEVISTPRVITANGKQALIEQGREIPFQTTEGGNQNASVSFKKAVLSLSVTPQITPDNRILMDLDVTNDTVGENVPVAGGGTAPSIDTRRVTTQVLVRTGDTIVLGGVFEQSTSEARSKVPLLGDIPLLGALFRSTTREAIKRELLIFVTPKMIQEGLQVGE; from the coding sequence ATGACGACGCGTCTGCTCGCGGTTGGCCTGATGGTCGCGGCATGGACGGCCGCGGCGCAGGGCCCGACGCCCACCGACGCCGCCGAATCGCGGCCGGCGCTGGTGTCGCTGGACGCCACCAGCATCGCCCGCGACACCGTGCTGATCACCCTGAGCCTCACCGGGCCGGCGCCGGATGTCAGCAGCTTTACCATCGAACAGCCGGCACGGCTGTCGATCGACTTGCCCGACACCCGGCTGGCGTTGGCCGAGCGCTTTCGGCGGATCGATCAGGGACGTGTGCAATCGGTTGCCGCCGCCGAGGCGCAGGGCCGCACCCGCGTCGTGGTCGAGATGAGCGAACTGGTGCCGCACGTCATCAAGACCGAAGGCAATCGGGTGCTGATCGAACTCACGACGGCGCCGCAGGGCGCGTCCGTGCAGACGCCGGTGGCCGCGACCATGCCCCAGCCCGCCGACGTACCGGCCGTGCGGACGCCCGCGCGGCGACAAGGCAACGTGGTCGAAGAAATTGACTTCCGTCGCGGCGAGAAGGGTGAAGCGCGGGTGCTGGTCAAGTTGGCCGACCCGTCGACCCCGGTGGAGGTCGACAGCGAAGGCGGCCAGATCGTCGCCCGATTCAAGAACGCCACGCTGCCCGAGCGGCTGACCCGGCGGCTTGACGTCATCGACTTCGGCACGCCGGCCAAGTTTGTCGATGCCCGACAGCAGGGGCTGCACGTCGAAGTGCGCGTCACACCGGTGGAGCCGGCCGACTTTGAACAGGCCGCCTACCAGGCTGACGAACATTTCACGCTTGAACTGCAACCGCTCACGCCCGAGAAGATCGAAGCCCGGCGCGCGGCCGAACCGCAGTTCACCGGCGAGCGTATCTCGCTGTCATTCCAGAGCATCGACGTGCGGTCGCTGTTGCAGATCATTGCCGACGTGGCCGGTGCCAACATGGTGATCAGCGACTCGGTGAGTGGCGATGTCGCCATGCGTCTGCAGAATGTGCCGTGGGATCAGGCGCTCGACATCATTCTGCGCACCCGCGGCCTGGCCATGCGCCAGCAGGGCAACGTCATGCTGGTCGCACCGCTTGAAGAGGTGTCGGCACGCGAGCAGGCCGAGCTTGAATCCGAAGCGCAAAAAGTGCAGTTGGCGCCGCTGCGCACCGAGTTGATCCAGGTCAACTACGCCCGCGCGCTTGACCTTGCGGCGCTGGTCTCGGCCGGTGAAACCTCGCTGTTGTCTGAGCGCGGCCGCGTGACCGTTGACGAGCGCACCAACACCATGATCGTGCTCGACAGTCGCGAGAAGCTCGGGGAAGTGCGCAGCCTGGTCGAGCGTCTCGACGTGCCCGTGCGGCAGGTGCTGATCGAGTCGCGCATCGTGGTCGCCAGCGACAATTTCCGTCGCGACATCGGCGCCCGTTTCGGCGTTACCGGCGCAGCGTCGTCGGGCAGCAACGGGTTGGTCACCACCAGCGGCAACAATGTTTTGGGCACCGACCCCATCGTCAACTCGTTCGTTGCCAACCAGGGATTCCCGGTGACGCTGCCCGGGTCGGCGCTGAATCGCTACAACGTCAACCTGCCCGCCAACCCCGCGGCAGGCCAGGCCGGCGCCATCGGGCTGGCCATTCTCGGCTCGGACTTTTTGATCGATCTCGAGTTGTCCGCCTTGCAGACCGAAGGTCGCGGTGAAGTGATTTCAACGCCGCGGGTGATCACCGCCAACGGCAAGCAGGCGCTGATCGAACAGGGTCGTGAAATCCCGTTCCAGACCACCGAGGGCGGTAACCAGAACGCCAGTGTGTCGTTCAAGAAAGCCGTGCTGAGCCTGAGCGTGACGCCGCAGATCACGCCCGACAATCGCATCCTCATGGACCTGGACGTGACCAACGACACGGTCGGTGAAAACGTGCCGGTGGCGGGCGGCGGCACCGCGCCCAGCATCGACACGCGGCGCGTCACCACCCAGGTGCTGGTGCGGACCGGCGACACCATCGTGCTCGGCGGCGTGTTCGAGCAAAGCACGTCTGAAGCGCGCAGCAAGGTGCCGCTGTTGGGCGATATCCCCCTGCTCGGGGCGCTGTTCCGCAGCACCACGCGCGAGGCGATCAAGCGCGAGCTGCTGATTTTTGTCACGCCAAAGATGATTCAGGAAGGCCTGCAGGTGGGCGAGTGA
- a CDS encoding type 4a pilus biogenesis protein PilO: MSRAQEIFEELQSLDPQNPGLWPLYARIGAAVLLAAVLIGASFYFLVKPQNEQLVREQATEKRLRAEFETKQRKVANLDAYREQLAEMERSFGAMLRQLPSRTEVANLLNDISQTRVASSLEEELFRPTGEVPKEFYAELPNQIIVLGTYHQMGEFVSGIAALPRIVTIENVEIRPVTASGRARNAAPTLNQGPLRMTAVATTYRYLDDEEIAAQEAANQPQRRGRR, encoded by the coding sequence GTGAGCCGCGCCCAGGAAATTTTTGAGGAGCTGCAGTCACTCGACCCGCAGAATCCCGGCCTTTGGCCGCTGTACGCCCGCATCGGTGCGGCCGTTCTGCTTGCGGCCGTGCTGATCGGCGCCAGCTTTTACTTTCTGGTCAAGCCGCAGAACGAACAATTGGTTCGTGAGCAGGCCACCGAAAAGCGGCTCCGTGCCGAGTTCGAGACCAAGCAGCGCAAGGTCGCAAACCTCGACGCCTATCGTGAGCAACTGGCTGAGATGGAGCGCTCCTTCGGCGCCATGCTGCGGCAACTGCCGAGCCGCACCGAGGTTGCCAACCTGCTCAACGACATCTCTCAGACGCGCGTCGCCAGCAGTCTGGAAGAAGAACTTTTCCGGCCTACGGGCGAGGTGCCCAAAGAGTTCTACGCCGAACTGCCCAACCAGATCATCGTGCTGGGGACGTATCACCAGATGGGCGAATTTGTCAGCGGTATCGCCGCGCTGCCGCGCATCGTCACCATCGAAAACGTCGAGATTCGCCCGGTCACGGCCAGCGGCCGCGCCCGCAATGCCGCACCCACACTCAATCAGGGCCCGCTGCGGATGACCGCGGTCGCCACCACCTACCGCTATCTCGATGATGAAGAGATCGCCGCGCAGGAAGCCGCCAACCAGCCGCAACGTCGGGGGCGCCGATGA